A window of Peromyscus leucopus breed LL Stock unplaced genomic scaffold, UCI_PerLeu_2.1 scaffold_1790, whole genome shotgun sequence genomic DNA:
CATTTCAGTTCACACCAACAATGCTATATATACCTTTGAAGATACAGAGAAGCATATTACAAGGTTCCTTGCTCAAATCTCCAAACTCAAATATCTCCAGGAGCTCATCATCAATGATTTCTACTTTTCCAGTGAGCACATGAAGCATTTGTTCAggtaaggaaggagagagagctgcTTTGGCTACCACAACAAACATTCCTCCGCTACATTAGAGATTAgtgagcacctgagttcagtcaGTCACTGTGACTTTTATAGCTATTGGTTTATCACAATATGAGAAAGGTCTGGATACCATCTTAAGTGGGTCATAATGGCCATCTCTGATTCTCTGGCAAGTTGGGAATGAGAAGCTGCATCGCTCAGTTCTGAGCTCAGTTCTGAGCCTTGCAATTGTGATGTTGATAGACTTTAGAAGGCAATGTGGTAACTCTAGTGAGGAGACATCAACAGGCTGTGCCTTTGGCTTTCAGCTCCATATAAGGACACACTGACCTTTCTTTGTAGAACCCTGTGCTGGCTACCTGTACATCAAATTGACACAGGCAAAGGGCATGTGAGAGATAGATCCACAAAATCAGAAAGTGTCTCAAGATACGTgtctataggcaagcctgtatagcatttttattattattgattgaTGCATGAGGGCCCTAACTATTGTGAGTGGGTCCATTCTTAGGCTGGTTATCTTTTATTGTCCATAATGTAGTCTCAATAagacatggagagcaagccaataagcagcatatCTGCATGGCCTCTCTGAATATTTTCTGCTCCCAGGTGGTTGCCCACTTTCAATTCCTGCTCTgtgttccttcagtgatgaattaTAGATTTCTAATCACAAGGCCAATAAATCCTTTACTCTAACAATTGCTttggatcatggtgttttataataGCAATAGTAAACTAAATAAGACATTGGCTTTGTAGTAGTGTCAAAACTAAAACGCCCTCCCAGATCATGAGACAGAACtaaactctttttctttccttagatGCCTGAAGACCCCCTTGGAGTCTCTGTCCATCAAACTGCACAAGTTCCCATCTTCAGACTTGAAGCACCTGTCTCAGTGCCAGGGGCTTTTTCAGCTAAAACACCTGAACCTCTTCAGTGCTTCATTATTCAACTTATGTCCCACAGCTCTGCAATTTCTCCTCAAGAGTGTAGCAGACACTCTGCAAACTCTGCAGATAAGCAACTGCTCTATCAGAGACTCTGAACATGGTACCCTCCTGCCTGCCCTGAGCCAGTGCCTCCAGCTAACCAGTGTATATTTCTATGACACTGCCATTTCCATGTCTGCCCTGAAGGACCTTCTGCAAAGCCTGGCCAATCTAAGCAAGTTAACTGAGGAGTTTTACCCTGCCCCACTGGAGTGCTATGATGACTGGGGTCATGTCTTAGTCAACAAATTTGAAAATGTGTGTCTTGATCTTCTGAATACAGTCAGAGTCAAAAGACAGCCCAAAGTTATGAAATTTTCCACAAAAGTTTGCCGTAAATGTTCCCAGCGCTGTGTCTTTGATGGGAAGACCACACTTTGTCTCTGTCAAAAACTAGAATTAGTTAAACCAAGAAACTGAGAAATGAAAATCTGAAAAAGAGAATTTTAAGTAAGGTGTTCAAGAACCTGTGATTTCAGACACTGTTTGATAcatcaagaaaaaatattattcattgGAATAAATTAAATTGCATGACTTGATGAAGAATAAGAGGACCATGGGGACAGGTGTCTTGTAGAAACATTAAAACAGATCTGCATCCCTATTTATTATAATCTAGTAATGTTTCACCAAACGACTTATAAGAACATGTTTTGAATACATAAATTCTCTTTCGGATATTTCCCATCTTtgataattgaaagttttgctgatatagtagtctgggttggcatctatggtctcttagaatCTTCAGCCCCTGtgttcaggcccttctggcttttagagtttccattgagaaattaaGTATagttctaataggtctgcctttatgtatTGCTTGGTATGTTTgtctttcagcttttaatatgcCTTTCTTGGTCTGTAGTTTTAGTGTTcagattattatgtggtgagtggactttttttcctttggtctgATCTACTTGGTATTCTGTGTGCCTCTTTTATTTGACAGAATTCTCCACATTTAGGTTAGCTTATTATGTGCATAtcatgacccccacccccacagatcACCAGGAGACAAGTTCATGTGctaaagcaaagagcctttattgttACCTTGAGCTTGAGCTCTTGGTCCATCTGACACAGTGGTTGGATCAGGGAACACATCAAGCTCACTTGAGGCagggttttaaaataataaaggattGGGAGTATGCAAACTCAGCTGGGGGTTGAATACTTGGTTGGGCAGGAATGAGATGACAGAAATTTTGTTAAACACTGGTTGATACTGGCATTACTGcaaggaaaatggaaaagtatATACAGATTGTGAAAGCTAGCCTTAATATTCTAGAGCATTTAGTACtttttgtctcaattctgattcaTCTTCCATAGGGTAGAgttatggcttttcctggttattgtaatggtGAGGCCTGGACCCAGTATTGTTAGTCTTCAGATTGTCATGGCCGCACTAATATTAAATAAGGCTTCTTCATTCCCTCCTAAAAAGTAACAAGAGAGGATACATTCATGAGTCCTGTGTGTCTCCAGGACCTAGGGAATACTATTGAAACTGGAGAATCATTGGTTGGACTATATTGAATCTTTCTCACACAAAGGGGATCAGCCTGTTAATCAAATAGGGTCCCAAGGTCAGTAGGAAGATAGGGCTTAGAAGTGGTCCAGCTAGTGCTGAGAGCAGTGTGGTTAGCCAGGAGAACCAATTAAATATACCCTCATACCATCCAGATCCTTCCTGGGTCCCCCattctctgtttttaatttttttcttggtataGCCATTGAGTTGCAAATGACCCCTGAGTGattgacagaaaaacaaaatttatccCTGAGTGTAGCACAGAGTCCTCCTCGTTGCCTAGAAAGAAAATCCGACCCCATCTGTTCAATAGGGCTATTTCAGGTAGGGAGTCTAGAGACCTTTCTAGTTTGCAAACCTAGTGCTCAATGTGAACTAAGTCTGAATTTATGACTGATTGGAAAGTCTTCTAGTTTTTGTCTTGCAATATCAATGCTGAGGTCCATATATCTATGTCTCCTACTAGTTCAAGTCCAACACAACTGGAGATCATAATTACAGCTATCCCCATTAGAAACTTAGATATGAAAAGGGGAGACAGGGCTAATTCCATCTGAGTCtctttataatgttttatttttttaagagccaAAAGTGCACATAATACCCCTTTCCTGCATTTAGGACCATATCATGAATGCATTGGGTCAACTCAGTGTTTCAGGCCCATCATTCAGATGGGGCAGGTTAATTAGTTTCATTCTGCATGGTCAAGGGTTCATTCTTGCTGGACTAGCTCATAATGATTGAGATGTAAGCAACAGCTTTCCCACAAAGAGTATTTtcctttgactttgttttttcaGCATGCTAAGGGGAGAGGGACAATGTACTTTCTTGTGCGGTTTCCACCAGATGAAATTGGGGTGTTGCTTGTCAGGGCTCATGAATGCTAAAAGGCTAGTCAGAGGCTGGACAATGGGTCATTCACCAGGAGCATCTGATTAGCTCTTCCCGGTGAAGGGATTGGGAGCAATCACATTGGCTGGACTGCTTTACATCAGCTTTTAACAAGTCCAGAGATCAGCAACTTGCAGTCCATAGTTGCTCCCTAGATAGTGTCTGTTAAATCTACTGACTAAGGACAAAAAATTATTAGGaccttaaaagaaaacattatatttggaaattttactTGTCTAGAGACTGTTTTACCTCTGACAGGTGAATTTAAGCTTTGTGACCTTTTGGCTCTTTGCAATTAGTGTCTGTAAAACATCTGAAACAGATTTACATATGAAAcctgtgtattctttttttttcaggtaaagTAAAGCAGTTTATTTTATGATCTTGCAAAGTCCAGGTCGAGAAAGGGTCAAAAATACCTGGCATGCCATTTGGCTCAAAACAGTgacttttatatttctctttatcCTGATTTCCATGTTGGCTGAGTTCTTCAAGATGTCATTTTTCCATCCCTAGTTTCCCATCTTTCTGGAGATTGAGACTCATGCCATTCCCACTCCTACCCCGTTTCTAGACACTTGGGGCCAAGCATGAATGTAGAAGACTGCCTTTAACTTTTCAACTCTAAGATAAAGGTGGTTGGGCAACCAGGTAACAACGGGTAGCCAGAGAAGCcagggatctaatgccttctacTTGTCTGCTCA
This region includes:
- the LOC114689436 gene encoding PRAME family member 12-like: RSKLRVLDLRKVCHVFWDVWPGIECGESSTGILSEEEKENDLPRYDLRQLLKVVTDFFLKVALDKEQEYLLHWAQQQKDAVQLCCPKLIICDAPEQVFRMVLSTFKPHYIEELHLSIHWTPRELNCFAHYFVQMRNLHKLHLARISVHTNNAIYTFEDTEKHITRFLAQISKLKYLQELIINDFYFSSEHMKHLFRCLKTPLESLSIKLHKFPSSDLKHLSQCQGLFQLKHLNLFSASLFNLCPTALQFLLKSVADTLQTLQISNCSIRDSEHGTLLPALSQCLQLTSVYFYDTAISMSALKDLLQSLANLSKLTEEFYPAPLECYDDWGHVLVNKFENVCLDLLNTVRVKRQPKVMKFSTKVCRKCSQRCVFDGKTTLCLCQKLELVKPRN